DNA from Canis lupus dingo isolate Sandy chromosome 27, ASM325472v2, whole genome shotgun sequence:
CTGACATTGACATAGTTTTATAAGCaatatttaattaacatgtaaattatttattctacATTTAAGAGAGTATTTAAGTCACTGGAAACAAAGTCTAGAGGTCATTGGTTTATTGATCCCTGTGCCTCTCGCAGGTTTCTGCCATGGGTGACAGGGGAACCAGCAATCGCTCAGAAGTGACTGACTTCATTCTTGTAGGTTTCAGGGTCCGCCCCGAGCTCTAcattctcctcttcctgctcttcctccttgTGTATGCCATGATCCTGCTGGGGAATGTTGGGATGGTGGCCGTTATCCTGACTGATCCCAGGCTGAACACACCGATGTATTTCTTCCTGGGCAACCTCTCCTTCATTGACCTCTTCTACTCCTCCGTAATTGCCCCCAAGGCTATGATCAACTTCTGGTCTGAGAGCAAGTCCATCTCCTTTGCAGGCTGTGTGACCCAGCTCTTTCTCTTTGCCCTCTTCATTGTGGCTGAGGGGTTTCTCCTGGCTGCCATGGCTTATGACCGCTTCATTGCCATCTGCAACCCACTCCTCTACTCCGTCCAGATGTCAACACGCCTCTGCATCCAGTTGGTGGCTGGTTCCTATTTTTGTGGCTGCTTCAGTTCTATTCTTTTGACCAGTGTGACATTTACTTTGTCCTTTTGTGCTTCCCGAGCCATCGACCACTTTTACTGTGATTACCGTCCACTTCAAAGGATTTCTTGCTCTGATCTCTACTTTCAtaagatagtttcttttttcttatgcagCATTATTATTTTGCCCACCATCATTGTCATTCTCGTGTCCTATATGTATATTGTGTCCACAGTTCTAAAGATAAGATCCACTGAGGGACGTAAGAAAGCCTTCTCCACTTGCAGCTCTCACCTAGGAGTCGTGAGCGTCCTGTACGGTGccatcatttttatgtatttcatccCTGACAGATTCCCTGAGCTGAGTAAAGTGGCTTCTTTATGTTATACGTTAGTCACTCCCATGTTGAATCCTTTGATTTACTCCCTGAGAAACAAAGATGTCAAAGAGGCTCTGAGAAAGATCCTggggaaaaagatatttttatttaattccatctTAACAGTGATATAACTGAAAGATCTGGATATTATGACAATTTGCAAAATTTATATTATGACAATGCAAAGAATGCACTcgatgattttgaaatatttaatctcaaaaagtttatttattgaaTCCCATAGCCTTACATCTGAAGAATACATTTGGTCTATATTTTGCCTGCCTATAGATTTTGTAGTGGAACGGCTTTCTCCATACTTCATCGTCATTTGGGTAAGGATTATGATTGCCATGTAATTTGATTTCAGGGAAAATATATTCCAAGTTTTGCTGGCAATCTAAGGGTGATGTTGGGATGTAGTGTTTATTTTGAGTCAGTAACAAATATTATATAGTGTCTATATCTGGTAGCTGTAACAAAATCTGATATAATAAGACAGAACAAATATCAGATTTACTGAAGAAATCTTTTTGAGTACTGGATGAGAGAAATGGATACTCTAGAGCTTACAGAGTCCTAAAGGTGACATGTGAGCCACTCAATGATCCAGAAGTTGAATGATTGACAAACTTATTTAATGGTTTCTCTGACTTAGATCAATTATTCTTGTAAATCCTCCCTTTTCATAAGAAAATTGTAAtgaaaatgaaccaaaaataatgataattctttcttttattatgtaTGACTTAGTGATAATTAATTCATCATACTGATAATTATTGAATTTTGATGCACCCTTTGCCCTATGACTTTCCctacatataaataatttcagtACTTAGCTCACCATGAAATCAGGTACTAGAGAACTAAAATGCTATATGGAAACCCAGtgaaaaagacatttataaaagcacaaaaaagTGCAACCTCTTAAGTGGCCCTAATGGTCAAGGAACACTTcgtaagcacattttaaaaataaatagctttaagCAACATGAAATAGTTAGGTTtttgagcaaagggagaaaaccATATGTGAACTTCATGAAGTTTATAAGTGATTTGTAATGCACGAGACAAAGGGTGAGGAATGAGCCTTAAAAGGAAACTTATGAAAATCATGGAGACCTGTAAGTCAAGCCAAGAAAGCTGACTTTTATTCTGTAGACAGGCTATAGGCATTGGAGATTTTAAGGAAGATAGTACTGTGTTCAAATTGGCATTTTACAAAAATCATACTGGTAGCTTTGTGGAAGATAAATGTTCACAAGGAGAAGATTGTAATCCCAGGAAATGTTTGGTCGTCCAAGTAATAGGTTATGATGGCTTTACCAAAGGCAGTCTTATTAGTCAAGAAGAGACTATCTTTAGAACGGTAGCTAAAGTCTGCTGAATATTGACCAATGGTTGATAAAATGAGAATGAGGTAGAAAAATAATGACCTCTCTGAGCATCTCTGACTCAATGCTTCCTCATAAATGACGAAGAAAGTATAAGGGTAATAACAGTTTATGGTTAACTTAAGAGTTAAGAAAATAAGCTCAGGTGTCAGACTGAGCATTCAAATTCTGTTTTTGCCAATGTAAATTTAGGCAAGTTACATACTATCTCCACATTGTTATTTCCTCATGTAAAATAGGGTATCTACATCTCAGAGTTACTGGAATgattaaattacataaatttcttataaatttgttAAATCCACATTTAACAATTGCCAGATTTGCCCTTTCCTCCTGCTTTCAACACTATTGATGTTAAGTCTGAGAGAGGAAAACTATAACTTTCTCTGCCCTTTTCCCTTCACTATCTGCCATGAAGTATCCCCAAAGTCTCCTAGCATATCCGTTTTCATTTCCATAGGCAGAGTTTGAGAAACTGCCTACTACGCTGTCATTTCAATTTTACCTTTCTCTCTGCTGAGAACTAATGGAAAAGATTGTAAAATGACCAAAAAAGGCAACAGAACCTCCAATTAAATGCAAAATAGTATCTTATCATCAAATGTGATACTTATTCATCTCTCTACTTATGTCTTTCTCTTAAGAACCCTCTCTTATACTTTAACAAATGCCATCTCTTTAATTAACcttttataaatacagatttctgggAGAAATAGGGGACTCACTAAATGGAAAAACTTCCTGAAGATTTTCAAATACCTGCTCACTGTGCTAAGGTTGTGCCTGTCTGTCTCCTGAGATGAAGCAGAAACCTGTCAGGTTGAAAGGGGCATAGTTTACTAATCCTCCCTtggaaataaaatgcagataCCCTCAGGCAACACCCTGAGGCTTATAATGGAATAAGTACGAAATGGTTCCTAACTTTAAATTTTGTCTATTGGATATGAGTAATTCTTCATCAAACTGAGAAAAACGACTGTAACAATACTGTTGACTGCAAGGGAGAACAGTGCTCTTCTACATGCACCGTGTGCTGCATCCCCCACAACCATCACcagacatacacacacgcataaaagcaaacattagcatgttctctttcttgctttcacTCCCGACACGcgtgtgcacacagacacacacacatcaggaTATCTTTGAGAGGAACACCAAGAAACATCACTGGATATCTCGTTCCCTAGAACAATATATGTCCAGTGTCATCCAGTTAACACAGAAGAGAATCCTCAGGCTGAAGTAGAAGCTAACAGGCCTCATATATAGACCTCACCATTAGAAGATGTGTACCGTAATTTCTCAAtgctgagtttttttctttttttccgcAGCATCAAGAAATTTCTATATTATTACAGGAATTGCATTCAGGTATACTCTGTTCTCACTCCTGTTTGGAAATcacttctctcattttcctttgatTCAAGGTGGATGCATGACCTTTACAGTGTAAGTTCTGGAAACAGGGATATATTGAAGAGGagtaataacatataaaaatgttaatatataaaaataaaataaataaaaatgttaatataaattaatcaatacagaaatgcataaatacatacacatgtacatataattctctgaatttatataaatgcattatAGGACTGCTTATAAGTGAATCAAAGTTGTAGTAAGGTCATGtacaaagttattttaataatatatagatAGCATTTTGATTTTGCAATTACATGATTTTAATACTACCCTTGCCCATCAGGAACTTCTTCAAACTCATCTAATGACTTTCCATTGACTTTATAATTATCGCCAATTTTTGTGTCAACAACTAGTAAAGTTTTCTTAACttaaatgaaagtattttaaaaacaaaaaataaatgatagtggTGGTGAATCCTCACTCAACTACTGCTACACTAATAACTATATTAAAAGCTATAGCCTACTTTTATGATTGAGCttttttatatgataaatatCTTCTATGTCTTCAATAGTTTCCTGTTTTTAGGCCAAAATTaaatcttgaataaaaaaaagacatttctgaatcattgcttttaaattaatctaaaaaagaaGATCTATCCAATTCTTTTTTCAACCAGTGTATCGAGAAATAattgatgaaaaaataaactatattcaTTCAGGGGATACAATTCTGAGTTTTGGCAGTTTTGTACATCAATGAAACTCTCACCACAATTAGATACAGaactttttttgttaagatttatatatatatatatatatatatatatatatatatatattcatttaagtaatccctacacccaacatggtgcttgaattCACAATCTCAAAATCAAGGGTCACCcactcttctgactgaggcatccaggcaccccaagataaaGTACttttccatcacctccaaaagacTTATCATGCCCTTATTTAGATTATGCCTCCTTCCAACCCCATTCCCAGATAatcagtgatctttttttttttttgcatattctgtctatcatctatcatctatctacctatctattaAATCTGCATATGATATGCAGTCTTTTCTGGCAGGCTTCTTTAactgaataaaatgaatttgtaatTTGTTCACAAATTTGTCCTGTGTGTaagtaattcattctttttattactcAGTAGCATTTCATTTCCCATTGTAGACATCTAccgctgcctccctccccctttcaACCTAGTGTGATAGAAAGTACACAGGCAAGTGTACATAAGAACATAGAGTCTCCTCTTACCCTAGGTCTCGGTCATGGCTACCATATCACCTGGAGAGTCACAGgctaaaaacatttatttcttccagCTCCATGTTGCAGAAACTCCATTTAAGTCAAGAGTGgctaaaatagggatccctgggtggcgcagcggtttggcgcctgcctttggcccagggcacgatcctggagacccgggatcgagtcccacgtcgggctcccggtgcatggagcctgcttttccctctgcctgtgtctctgcctctctctctcactgtgtgcctatcataagtaaataaaaataaataaaaaaataaaaaaaaagagtggctaAAATATCTAGAAATCTCTTCCTCTACTTAGGGCCCATGCATAGAGTAGAAGCTCTACCCCAGGCATGATAGGTGAAGAACTATAGGGCTCTAATTCCCTTGCTGTTGCTGCCGTTCAAAGGATAAAGGTTTTTTTTGCCAAGAGAGGTAAGCTTAGAAGACCATAAGCTACTGACCTCACCCAGAAACCATATCATAAAGCCAGGGTGTCACTCTGAGAGAACTGGGCCACTGCTCCTATTCCAGTTCCAGAACAGTTGAACACAGGTTTTACATAGAGTGAAAGGCAGGCCATAATAATAGAGGGCTCCAAAGCTCTCCTCGAGTGAACTGACTTCATTTGGAATGAAGTGTGGGAAGTTCAAGTATAAGTATAAGGGACTCTCAAACATAACACATTTGGTGATAAGCAGTTAAGAGAATTTGGAAGCTCAATGAGAGCAAAAAGCTGACTGTAGACCAACTAGAAGTTTGCCAGAGAGAACCAGGGAAGGAGACAGTGAAGAAGGCCCTCTGAGTGTTGGAGCGAATCTCAAAGACCAGACTTAAGGACTCTCCTTGCagacagaaacaaaacaattggATCTGACAGTGAGAAACACACGTCCCACAGTGTTTCAAAACAATGGAACAAGAAGAATCAGTGGAGTCTCTTTGCTGAGTGGAAAACCTATAGATGCAATCACTCAACAGAACGATCAGGGGAGGACACAGCCAAAGCCAGCCCAATAAAACCAGTGACATTCAAGAGTATGCAGAAGCCTAAAGCTGTGCCTCTGAGGTAACATAAAGTGCTTCTCAGAACAAACTTTCaataatatagtaaaaaaaaaacaaatatagaaattattttaaaaacatattctgaagatataataacttgaaaaatattatataatacgAATCATACAGTACATACccttttcagattagcttctttcactcaataatGTGCATTTACAATCCCCTAATATCCTTTCACTGTTTGAAAGAttcagctcatttctttttagtgctgaatcttattccattgtctggatatacaaCAGTTCATTATTCATTCACCGTTTACGTGCAGGTTCTTGTGTGGACGTGAGTTTTCAACTTGTTTGGATAAATATCAAGGAGCACAATTGGTGGATTACACAGTAAGAGTATGTGTAGATTTGTATGAAACCAACAAGCTATCTTCCCAAATGGCTGTGCCACTTTGCATTCACAATAGCAATGAGTGAGGATTGCTGTccctccacatccttgacaacacttaGTACAGTCAGTGATCTGGATTTTGGCTATCCCAATAAGAGTGTAGtagtataacattttttttattctttttaaattaagacgttaatttttagaagagtttAAGGTACAGAGATTTATCATATGCTTTTTCCCCCTCCGCCTACACACATATCTTTGTCCATTGCCAACATCCTCCACCAGATTGGTATGTCTATCACAATTAATGAGCCTACAGTTATATCTATCATCATCCAAGATCCACAGGTCACTTAAGAGCTCACCCTCGCTATTGTGTATTTTATGATTTGGACAAATACAGGTATCCATAATGATGGCATCATAAAAAAGTGTCCTCACCATCCTAaaaaccttttcctttttcctgctcATCTCTTCCTATCCACAA
Protein-coding regions in this window:
- the LOC112667265 gene encoding olfactory receptor 9K2-like yields the protein MGDRGTSNRSEVTDFILVGFRVRPELYILLFLLFLLVYAMILLGNVGMVAVILTDPRLNTPMYFFLGNLSFIDLFYSSVIAPKAMINFWSESKSISFAGCVTQLFLFALFIVAEGFLLAAMAYDRFIAICNPLLYSVQMSTRLCIQLVAGSYFCGCFSSILLTSVTFTLSFCASRAIDHFYCDYRPLQRISCSDLYFHKIVSFFLCSIIILPTIIVILVSYMYIVSTVLKIRSTEGRKKAFSTCSSHLGVVSVLYGAIIFMYFIPDRFPELSKVASLCYTLVTPMLNPLIYSLRNKDVKEALRKILGKKIFLFNSILTVI